The proteins below come from a single Vibrio cyclitrophicus genomic window:
- a CDS encoding sensor histidine kinase — MTKKSPNLITPFVLFSLILGAAGLTATHFLAVQFQEKIVTQQLNEAANKANLQIDSELDKFKQIPDLLSHDPRLISYFTSSPQTDKITVTQLNKLLFEWSNQSQADTIYIHDRSGTVVASSNYQQPRTFVGENFSFRPYFASAIKGNNTQYVALGARSNVRGYFLSSPLYTDKEIVGVITVKVSLENLENILTSDDFEIVVLDSNQVVFLSNQTSWLYHSLLPLSEQQQTEIATQRQYGQSEISIIEDFRSAKLQQKANDTIQPNDLQPNQIQKELVSNQLFQLGAFNLYPAPISNNQYQVVALKETKAELLKVLQIDVIFIIIYSLVMLIAWSWRQTYIAKVALTRLNENLEQTVDKRTHYLKQSNQQLQQTIFQYQESQLKLKQTEQELTQTAKLAVLGELSASINHEINQPLAALRTYSENSLKLLEMKRTDLVKSNLDKMIALNTSITEIIARLKVFTRKVTKQEHHVANLHQAVNNATSILSALMIKQGITLRLSTMPDDINLAIHPTELEQVLVNLIHNATQALQQQAMEQSTPRLKTSGQSILEEQSSKLEALDIQTIPQIGVEWQRKNDTCQLIIWDNGIGISKDKLEQLFDPFFTTKPEGLGLGLSISKRIIEAYHGTINAAQLEPSGMVFSLNIPLYKNQG; from the coding sequence GTGACTAAAAAATCGCCCAACCTAATCACACCTTTTGTTTTATTCTCACTAATATTGGGAGCTGCAGGGCTGACTGCAACTCACTTTCTTGCCGTACAATTCCAAGAGAAAATCGTTACTCAGCAACTCAACGAAGCAGCCAACAAAGCGAATCTGCAAATCGACTCCGAGCTGGATAAGTTCAAACAGATCCCCGATTTACTCAGTCATGACCCACGCCTGATCTCTTATTTCACCTCATCACCACAAACCGACAAGATAACCGTAACACAGCTTAATAAATTGTTGTTTGAATGGTCGAACCAAAGCCAGGCTGACACCATTTATATTCATGACCGAAGCGGCACAGTGGTCGCTTCCAGTAATTATCAACAACCCCGCACATTTGTTGGAGAAAACTTCTCGTTTCGCCCTTACTTTGCCTCTGCAATAAAGGGCAACAACACACAATACGTGGCGCTCGGTGCTCGCTCGAATGTACGAGGCTATTTCTTATCCTCGCCACTGTACACCGATAAAGAAATAGTCGGCGTTATCACAGTAAAAGTAAGCTTAGAGAATCTCGAAAACATCCTAACCAGCGATGATTTTGAGATCGTAGTACTCGATTCCAACCAAGTGGTCTTTCTGTCGAACCAAACTTCGTGGTTGTATCATTCACTGTTGCCATTAAGTGAACAACAACAAACAGAGATAGCGACTCAGCGGCAATACGGCCAAAGTGAAATTTCGATCATCGAAGACTTTCGATCGGCAAAGCTTCAACAAAAAGCTAACGACACAATCCAACCTAACGATCTTCAACCAAATCAGATTCAAAAAGAACTCGTCTCCAATCAGCTGTTTCAACTTGGTGCTTTCAACCTATATCCTGCCCCTATTAGCAATAATCAGTATCAAGTCGTTGCGCTAAAAGAGACAAAAGCCGAGCTGCTTAAAGTGCTACAGATCGACGTCATCTTTATTATCATCTATAGCTTGGTGATGCTGATTGCTTGGTCGTGGCGTCAAACCTACATTGCGAAGGTCGCGTTAACTCGACTCAATGAGAACCTAGAACAGACCGTTGATAAACGAACTCATTATTTAAAGCAATCTAACCAACAGCTCCAACAAACCATCTTTCAATACCAAGAGTCACAACTGAAATTAAAGCAGACCGAACAAGAGTTAACTCAGACGGCTAAGTTAGCGGTATTGGGCGAATTGTCGGCTAGCATTAATCACGAAATCAACCAACCACTTGCAGCGCTGAGAACTTACAGCGAGAACAGCTTGAAGCTGCTTGAAATGAAACGAACAGATTTAGTCAAAAGCAACCTAGATAAAATGATTGCTTTAAATACATCAATTACTGAGATCATCGCGCGCCTCAAGGTCTTCACCCGCAAAGTCACCAAGCAAGAGCATCACGTGGCAAACTTGCATCAAGCGGTCAATAACGCCACCAGTATTCTCAGTGCGCTGATGATTAAGCAAGGCATTACACTGAGGTTAAGTACAATGCCGGATGACATAAATCTAGCCATTCACCCAACTGAGCTAGAACAAGTGTTGGTTAACCTGATTCACAACGCGACTCAAGCACTTCAGCAGCAGGCTATGGAACAGTCAACTCCAAGACTAAAAACCTCGGGGCAAAGCATCTTAGAAGAGCAAAGCTCCAAGCTAGAAGCTTTAGACATACAAACGATCCCACAAATTGGAGTGGAATGGCAGCGCAAGAATGACACCTGCCAGCTGATCATATGGGACAACGGCATAGGTATCTCTAAAGATAAGCTTGAACAGCTCTTCGACCCATTTTTCACCACCAAACCAGAAGGCTTAGGGCTTGGTCTATCGATCTCGAAGCGAATCATTGAAGCGTATCACGGCACGATTAACGCAGCACAGTTAGAGCCGTCAGGCATGGTATTCTCGTTAAATATTCCACTCTATAAGAATCAGGGTTAG
- a CDS encoding sigma-54-dependent transcriptional regulator: MPKLYFVDDEPAIRDSVEQAMLIEGITIVCFPNAIEALRQIDVAQAGIVITDIHMPVMDGIQFTHKLLSHNPNFQIIVLTGHGDVQTAVSAMKSGAYDFLEKPFVVDDLLTAVKKAADKLALVEENNLLRKELAMQNQVGPKLIGQSPAMQALRRELITLNCKETPLLLFVGDIGTGKRVTAQYTHDLHSHHTAELCPIAAFNLPRSDEATFQQFVLQLFHKYQGGTIYIHETQALTQEQWLWLARLKPILLRENSCKTNATCIIIATTIVPTTITNELRRFNLLPLAQRTEDIGSLFKHFARGAASRYQLPPPVITEKEIQRLIATHWSENIRQLRQHAELRVLTQIKQPPLDSNEDDEQVGENKLDVSIEEQQQSLSQRTDSFEQIILIEALHRHQGRLKEVQQELQVSRKTLYDKLRKHQLDKTDFKNR; this comes from the coding sequence ATGCCCAAACTCTATTTTGTCGATGACGAACCCGCGATTAGGGACTCTGTAGAACAAGCCATGCTCATAGAAGGCATCACTATCGTCTGTTTCCCCAATGCCATTGAGGCATTGAGGCAGATCGACGTCGCGCAAGCAGGAATCGTGATAACAGATATTCACATGCCAGTAATGGATGGCATTCAATTCACCCACAAGCTTTTGAGCCATAACCCCAACTTTCAAATCATCGTGCTCACAGGACATGGTGACGTCCAAACAGCGGTATCTGCGATGAAATCCGGCGCTTATGACTTTCTAGAGAAACCTTTTGTGGTCGACGATCTGCTGACAGCAGTAAAAAAAGCAGCAGATAAACTCGCATTAGTTGAAGAGAACAACCTATTAAGAAAAGAATTGGCAATGCAAAATCAAGTAGGGCCAAAACTGATCGGTCAATCACCAGCGATGCAGGCCTTACGCCGTGAGTTAATCACTCTGAACTGTAAAGAAACCCCACTACTGCTGTTTGTTGGAGACATAGGAACAGGAAAAAGAGTTACAGCGCAATACACCCATGATTTACACAGTCATCACACAGCAGAGCTTTGTCCAATCGCCGCCTTCAATTTACCACGCAGCGATGAAGCGACATTTCAGCAGTTTGTTTTACAACTGTTCCACAAATATCAAGGTGGAACGATCTATATTCATGAAACACAAGCACTAACTCAAGAACAGTGGCTGTGGTTGGCACGTCTAAAACCCATTCTACTTCGTGAAAACTCATGCAAGACCAATGCAACTTGTATCATTATCGCAACCACAATAGTTCCTACTACAATTACCAATGAACTACGTCGATTTAATTTACTACCTTTGGCGCAAAGAACAGAAGACATTGGCTCTTTGTTCAAACATTTTGCTCGCGGTGCGGCAAGTCGATATCAGTTACCACCGCCTGTTATTACTGAAAAAGAGATTCAACGGTTAATTGCCACTCATTGGAGTGAAAACATTCGACAACTTCGTCAACATGCCGAGCTCAGAGTACTAACGCAAATCAAGCAGCCACCGCTCGACAGTAATGAAGATGATGAGCAAGTTGGTGAGAATAAGCTTGATGTCAGCATAGAAGAACAACAGCAGTCACTAAGTCAGCGGACTGATAGCTTTGAACAAATCATCTTGATCGAAGCACTACATCGCCACCAAGGACGATTAAAAGAGGTACAGCAAGAGCTGCAAGTATCGAGAAAGACACTGTATGACAAGCTAAGAAAGCACCAACTTGATAAAACGGATTTCAAAAATCGATAA
- a CDS encoding HlyD family type I secretion periplasmic adaptor subunit: protein MSQKNFSKLNETELEYVDDKTAALLLNTPTSARIMLWVIVLFFITAIGWSAWAEIDKVTVGQGKVIPSSQIQVVQNLEGGLVKEILVREGQQVQKGQQLLLIDDTRFRSDFREREQQVANLTANVLMLSASFNSVVINEEFSVENWKKSVLLDYGKLAFPPALYELQPKLVNRQKAEYRQDLNNLKNQLSVFDQQVEQKQQDLIEIKARVDNLRQSYKFARQELDITKPLADEGVVPRIELLKLQRQVNDTRRELTSSELKIPLLRSAIKEAMLSRIDAALSFRSEQQEKLNQAQDKLSAMTESSVGLEDRVNRTVVVSPVTGTVKTLGINTVGGVIQPGMDIVEIVPTEDSLLVEAKIAPQDIAFLRPELPAIVKFSAYDFTKYGGLEGVLEHISADTTQDEEGNSYYIVRVRTEKYSFGHNEELPIIPGMTASVDIITGKRTVLEYMLKPILSAQNNALKE from the coding sequence ATGAGTCAGAAGAATTTCAGCAAATTGAACGAAACCGAACTTGAGTACGTCGATGATAAGACAGCGGCGCTGCTCCTCAATACGCCAACCAGTGCGCGTATTATGCTATGGGTGATCGTTCTGTTTTTTATTACTGCTATTGGGTGGTCTGCATGGGCCGAAATCGACAAAGTCACCGTTGGCCAAGGCAAAGTCATCCCCTCCTCCCAGATTCAAGTGGTGCAAAACCTTGAGGGCGGCTTGGTAAAAGAGATATTAGTTCGAGAAGGTCAACAAGTTCAAAAAGGTCAACAGTTGCTCTTGATCGATGATACTCGATTTCGTTCTGACTTCCGAGAACGCGAACAACAAGTCGCCAACTTAACCGCCAACGTTTTAATGCTTTCCGCTTCCTTTAACAGTGTCGTGATCAATGAAGAGTTCTCGGTCGAGAACTGGAAAAAAAGTGTCCTTCTAGACTACGGTAAACTTGCCTTCCCACCCGCACTTTACGAGCTTCAGCCTAAATTGGTCAATCGCCAAAAAGCAGAATACCGCCAAGATTTGAACAACCTAAAAAACCAACTTTCCGTTTTTGATCAACAAGTTGAACAGAAACAACAAGATTTAATTGAGATAAAAGCACGTGTCGATAACTTGAGACAGAGTTATAAGTTTGCTCGCCAAGAACTAGACATCACCAAACCACTTGCAGATGAAGGGGTAGTACCAAGAATTGAGCTACTCAAGCTTCAAAGACAAGTGAATGATACTCGTCGAGAATTGACCTCTAGCGAGCTCAAAATCCCTCTCCTACGCTCAGCGATTAAAGAAGCGATGCTAAGCCGTATCGATGCCGCATTGAGCTTCCGCTCAGAACAACAGGAAAAGCTCAACCAAGCGCAAGACAAACTCTCAGCAATGACAGAATCTTCGGTTGGGCTTGAAGACAGAGTAAATCGGACAGTGGTGGTTTCTCCTGTAACTGGCACCGTTAAAACGCTTGGTATTAATACCGTGGGCGGTGTTATCCAACCGGGTATGGACATCGTAGAGATTGTACCGACTGAAGATTCTCTATTAGTCGAGGCCAAAATCGCCCCACAAGACATCGCATTCCTACGCCCTGAGCTGCCCGCCATTGTTAAATTTAGCGCTTATGACTTCACTAAATATGGTGGTCTAGAGGGCGTGTTAGAACACATCAGTGCCGATACTACCCAAGATGAAGAGGGCAATAGCTATTACATCGTGCGTGTACGTACCGAGAAATACAGCTTTGGCCACAATGAAGAGCTACCTATTATTCCGGGTATGACGGCTTCAGTCGATATCATAACCGGCAAGAGAACTGTGCTTGAGTACATGTTGAAACCGATCCTCAGCGCTCAAAATAACGCACTAAAAGAGTAA
- a CDS encoding transglutaminase-like cysteine peptidase has product MKSQFSLLLLVLTSFTSGALNKSDQRWIDAVSETYGERAGKRVATWRSNMTSYDGLSEKEKLESVNQFFNQMYFVDDSILWGKNDYWATPLEFLGSNAGDCEDFTIAKYFSLLELGVSDKKLRLVYVKALELNQFHMVLAYYSTPSAEPLILDNLNPEIKRGSKRRDLRPIYSFNGKNLWLIKSAAGSGKLAGKSSRLSLWNDLRSRERSLKLNKPIINYDE; this is encoded by the coding sequence ATGAAGTCTCAATTTTCGCTCTTGTTGTTAGTCCTTACCTCTTTTACCTCTGGGGCGCTGAACAAGAGCGACCAACGATGGATAGATGCCGTCTCTGAAACCTATGGGGAAAGAGCCGGAAAGCGAGTCGCAACATGGCGTTCAAATATGACGTCATACGATGGATTGAGTGAAAAAGAGAAACTCGAGTCTGTTAACCAGTTCTTTAACCAAATGTACTTTGTCGACGACAGCATACTTTGGGGAAAGAACGACTATTGGGCGACACCACTGGAATTTTTGGGAAGCAACGCCGGTGACTGCGAAGATTTCACTATCGCAAAGTACTTCTCTTTACTTGAACTGGGCGTCTCAGATAAAAAATTACGATTAGTGTATGTAAAAGCACTTGAGCTAAACCAATTCCATATGGTGTTGGCATACTACTCAACACCCAGTGCCGAACCACTAATTTTAGACAACTTAAACCCTGAAATAAAACGCGGCTCCAAACGCAGAGACCTGCGACCGATATACAGTTTCAACGGTAAAAACCTTTGGTTGATCAAGTCGGCAGCAGGCAGCGGAAAGCTAGCAGGGAAATCTTCACGATTGAGCTTATGGAACGACTTACGTTCTCGTGAGCGCTCTCTTAAATTAAACAAACCCATTATCAATTACGATGAGTAG